From the Aulosira sp. FACHB-615 genome, the window TTTTACAAGCTAAAGCCAGTGCTTCGTTAGGTAGTTGGTTTGGAAAATGGTTAGCATTTAATGGCTGAACACCAGATTTTCTACAAATAGTGCTGTAAAGTCCTGGTTGATTTACTGATCCCCAAGCGTGTAAAACTCGCAGTTTAGAATTTTGGGAATTGTAACGGAATTCTCCACCACTAAAATAACGTAACCATTGATCTATCAATTCAAGTATTAAGCTGTAAAGGCTACGAGTAAAGAATACTAGCGCAATATCCATCTCTGGATTCCGCCAGTGCATCCGGGCTGCTTTTTGGCAAAGTAAGATAGTTTTACCAGAACCAGCCATGCCGCGAATTCTCTGCGGCCCTGGAGGAAATTGCATTCCTATTTCCAATTGCTGCCAATCAATATCACTAATCCAATCCTGTAGTTTAGTAATAACTTGAGCGCGAGGAGACTGTAAGCTATTGTTTAAATTCCCATTAATTTCATCCTCTGGTGGATTTTTAGGAGTACCAATCACTTTTAGCAATTGTTTCCACTGTTGGTCGTTTAAACTTGGAGAAGCTGCTTGAATAATAGTGGCTTTATTTTGAATGTTTTTAACTAAATTGTGCTTCTCTAAATCTTCTTTAAAAAGAATTGGTGGGCAAGTGTGGTGTGATTCGTCAAAGCCTTTGTTATTCCATTCGGTCTTGGTAATCATGGGTAGAGCAACTATAACTCTCCCTTGTACCTTATTTTTAAGTATTGATTCTTTATTGCAGTTGTTTAATAAGGCGTAAAGTTGCTTTTCTGCTTGGTGGTACGGGTAAATGTAATCTTTGTAGAATCCAGAAACCATTTTCCATCTAGTAGCTTCAACCTCACTAATTTTGGCAATTGTGAAGGATTTAACCTCAATAATAATAAGTCCTAAATCCTTGCTAACAATCAGAATGTCTGCCTCTCGCCTAATTTGTTGCTCATGAGAAAAAGAGCGATAGCTCCAGAATGCAACACCTTCCCCATCAGTAAAATTTTCACGAACTTTTTGCCAGACGAATTGTTCTCCAGCTTCTCCACTTATCCCTAAAGGTTCTGTTTCAATAAATTTCCATTCTGAAATCCTGTTTTCTGTAGATGCAACCATATTGTTTTTTATTCATAGTGCTTTTATTTAGAATTCCCAACAGTTAAGCATTTCTAAAGGTCGTAAGCAAATTTGAGCCTTTTGAGACATTCTAAAAGCACTTTTGCCTAAAGATTGCTCACTGCGCTTGGCTTTTCAATATTCAGAACGGGCAGAACTATACTTTTACTCTTACTCCACCCGGAAACCGCCGCATCATCTCCCCCAACTCAACAGCCTCCCCATTGACCGTATAAACCAAATTACCCGACATCGCCAGCACAATCCGCTGCCGCCTCGCCCACTCAAACCAAGCACTAACATCTGCGGTAACGGTGTTTTTCCCTTTAGCCCCACTCTTACAGGAGTTGATAAACAGACCAGTCGGGTTATCGCACCAACCCTCTGCGATCGCATCTTTTACACGAGAGATCGCACCCTGCACGTTATCCCAATGCTTTTTGATCACTCCCAAGCAACATTCTTAGATTAAAAACTCAAGTTATTTTGGCTGAAGTTACTAGCAGTAAAATTATTGAGTGTGGCTAA encodes:
- a CDS encoding DEAD/DEAH box helicase codes for the protein MVASTENRISEWKFIETEPLGISGEAGEQFVWQKVRENFTDGEGVAFWSYRSFSHEQQIRREADILIVSKDLGLIIIEVKSFTIAKISEVEATRWKMVSGFYKDYIYPYHQAEKQLYALLNNCNKESILKNKVQGRVIVALPMITKTEWNNKGFDESHHTCPPILFKEDLEKHNLVKNIQNKATIIQAASPSLNDQQWKQLLKVIGTPKNPPEDEINGNLNNSLQSPRAQVITKLQDWISDIDWQQLEIGMQFPPGPQRIRGMAGSGKTILLCQKAARMHWRNPEMDIALVFFTRSLYSLILELIDQWLRYFSGGEFRYNSQNSKLRVLHAWGSVNQPGLYSTICRKSGVQPLNANHFPNQLPNEALALACKNLLDNTNFTPIFDAILIDEGQDLIVDNHLKFEGRQPFYWMAYQALRPVNSNLPEQRRLIWAYDEAQSLNSLVIPTSKEVLGTELSQLIGGRGGAFYEGRIRKAHIIRRSYRCPGTILMAAHAIGMGLLRPNGLLAGFTNQRDWLRIGYEVTGDFRKPGSTITLHRPVENSPNPVHTLWDAEVLEFQTYNSRKAELEQLVVKIKSNIFDEKLKPSHNILVIVLGDTQLQDETATYLRNSGIDFYLPTAPKNNTFLKNNASFPNKFWNEGGITVSRIHRAKGHESNIVYILGLDNVARNESSITLRNQLFVALTRTRGWAYLSGIGNYPMYEEMRRVIESKTTVNFTFQKPKLDVSE